One genomic region from Nitrospirota bacterium encodes:
- a CDS encoding DEAD/DEAH box helicase, whose amino-acid sequence MSEQGIVLPRPTPESFALLAAFRAISANAVYTMAPKASVLKGYDYYQEQRLQHYVWSHDRTTLTAQVEGTRLYEVVFSIVDGFLSASCDCPAWDPGWLCKHVLCAYFTTKHVLSPQLFRLPGGHHSELLGLQAELLGNITEPVRTFKPASTGAARKESAYEIVIDTSHLPPQLLIQKHGVPLSGEWGSDIPSDLRPLLSVSRHMSGFGEDPLLHYLRVHDSPYPILLVSGEESIPLQWSQSVKCRSKTEIDLAGAKIRVRAVCLADEIPLERIVRFRTFVADVNGGRLLYLKDEQGWALFRSLRQRFKGGEPFVDPYADLEEGARAVPSSDESGYGRSQRADEDTEFTLSLEEFQPAQIDVTYKQINRIVRDLRLKVEGQDLSVHRPELPPADDAHSYALILNPPSGTEGHPSTSWTLQVQCRRGDFRFAPSHATFGCLSALGQGLALSGALRTSKRKALMYETFFSLLSVREAKARDQRIKMALGLDGWPRAVSDEGAQWLSQHLSGYARTVVRLQVHAGRWELQPVDKAREAQLYRIPFEVFGPEVFRGMPRYDEMTIDGPQLFQGLPALLDRLTTAGVELLYQDKPIKPAQWDCSAQVEHIEPEGSGIDWFEIRPEIRCNGVVLDESEWRAAFLQGGLIDAEGGLRVLDRQTIERLRAILALTGEALSDQGATKIVHVPRLQILDWLALREQGITVSLPAEDEAVLARLMGFTQIAARPLPEGVQATLRPYQRDGYAWLAFLYEHRFGACLADDMGLGKTLQAICLLAAIQDGHIKAAAGVKGPHLVVVPTSLLFNWEQELARFAPGLTVHVYSGSERTFDAKDGEVVITTYGLIRRDIERLERMAFHVIVFDEAQAVKNIQADTTSAARRLAGRFKISLTGTPLENHLGEYFSVIDLCMPGLLGEYSRFKAGLKRVQGAALEQLLRRTKPFILRRTKAEVLHDLPPKIESEVFLDLTDRQKALYQQTVAQVRTTIDEAYRTKTSGQAQFIALTAILKLRQVCLSPRLLTNRDDESSPKISFLIERLQVLLDEGHSALVFSQFTSFLDLVEESCVRHGLPYHRLDGSTVATARKTRVAAFQGGKQPGVFLLSLKAGGQGLNLTKASYVFHLDPWWNPAVENQASDRAHRIGQQRTVSIVRILMRHSIEEKMMALKQRKLDLYDAVMRGVVRGSGQGVLSRSDFEFLLSPNAS is encoded by the coding sequence ATGTCTGAACAGGGGATTGTCCTTCCGCGCCCTACCCCCGAATCATTTGCGCTCCTGGCCGCCTTTCGCGCCATATCGGCGAATGCGGTCTATACGATGGCTCCGAAGGCCTCTGTCCTCAAGGGATACGACTATTATCAAGAGCAGCGGCTTCAGCATTATGTCTGGAGCCATGACCGCACAACGCTGACGGCGCAGGTGGAAGGGACCAGACTCTACGAGGTCGTCTTCTCCATCGTCGACGGGTTCTTGTCGGCCTCCTGCGATTGCCCGGCCTGGGACCCCGGCTGGTTGTGCAAACATGTGTTGTGCGCCTATTTCACGACCAAGCATGTGCTCTCCCCGCAGCTATTCAGATTGCCGGGAGGGCATCACAGTGAGCTGCTTGGGCTCCAGGCCGAATTGCTCGGCAACATCACGGAGCCGGTCCGGACGTTCAAGCCGGCTTCCACCGGAGCGGCCCGCAAGGAATCGGCCTATGAGATCGTCATTGATACCAGCCATCTGCCTCCGCAGCTTCTGATCCAGAAACATGGGGTGCCACTTTCCGGGGAATGGGGCTCTGACATTCCATCCGACCTGCGTCCTCTTCTCAGTGTGTCCCGGCACATGTCCGGGTTCGGGGAAGACCCCTTGCTCCACTATCTCAGAGTTCACGACAGTCCCTATCCAATCCTGTTGGTCTCTGGTGAGGAATCGATCCCGCTTCAATGGAGCCAGTCGGTCAAGTGTCGGAGTAAGACGGAGATCGATCTCGCGGGCGCCAAGATCCGGGTCCGCGCCGTCTGTCTTGCCGATGAGATCCCCCTTGAGCGGATCGTCCGCTTCAGGACGTTTGTGGCCGATGTGAATGGCGGGCGGCTTCTCTATTTGAAAGACGAGCAGGGTTGGGCGTTGTTCCGCTCTTTGCGGCAACGTTTCAAGGGGGGTGAGCCGTTTGTCGATCCCTATGCCGATCTTGAGGAGGGGGCGCGTGCGGTGCCGTCATCAGATGAGTCCGGGTACGGGCGATCGCAAAGAGCGGACGAGGATACGGAATTCACGCTGTCGCTGGAGGAGTTTCAGCCCGCACAAATCGATGTGACATATAAACAGATCAATCGGATCGTGCGCGATCTGCGGCTGAAAGTGGAGGGCCAGGATCTGTCGGTCCATCGGCCTGAGCTTCCGCCTGCGGATGATGCGCATTCGTATGCCCTGATTCTGAATCCTCCGTCCGGCACTGAAGGCCATCCATCGACCTCATGGACGTTGCAGGTGCAATGTCGTCGCGGCGATTTCCGGTTTGCTCCGAGCCACGCAACGTTCGGGTGCCTCTCGGCGCTGGGACAGGGCCTGGCCCTGTCCGGCGCGTTACGCACATCCAAACGAAAAGCCCTGATGTACGAGACCTTCTTTAGCCTGCTTTCTGTGCGTGAGGCCAAGGCGCGAGACCAACGTATCAAAATGGCCCTCGGCCTGGACGGTTGGCCACGCGCCGTCAGCGACGAGGGGGCACAGTGGCTCAGTCAGCATCTCTCCGGTTATGCCAGGACAGTCGTGCGGCTACAGGTTCACGCAGGGCGATGGGAACTGCAGCCGGTGGACAAGGCCCGCGAGGCGCAGCTGTACAGGATCCCTTTCGAGGTATTCGGCCCGGAGGTCTTTCGAGGCATGCCGCGCTACGATGAGATGACGATCGATGGGCCGCAGTTGTTCCAAGGGTTGCCGGCTCTCCTGGACAGACTGACAACCGCCGGGGTCGAATTACTGTATCAGGATAAGCCCATCAAGCCTGCTCAGTGGGATTGTTCCGCCCAGGTCGAGCATATCGAGCCTGAAGGGAGTGGCATCGACTGGTTTGAAATCCGTCCTGAAATCCGGTGCAACGGCGTGGTGCTGGACGAATCGGAATGGCGGGCGGCTTTCCTGCAGGGCGGGTTGATCGATGCCGAAGGCGGGTTGCGGGTGCTGGATCGCCAGACGATCGAACGGCTGCGTGCGATCCTCGCCCTGACCGGCGAGGCGCTGTCGGATCAAGGCGCTACGAAGATTGTGCATGTGCCGCGCCTGCAGATCCTCGACTGGCTGGCATTGCGGGAGCAGGGGATTACGGTCTCGTTGCCTGCCGAAGACGAGGCCGTGCTGGCGCGTCTCATGGGATTTACGCAGATTGCCGCACGCCCTCTGCCGGAGGGTGTGCAAGCCACGCTTCGCCCCTATCAACGGGATGGGTATGCCTGGCTCGCCTTTCTCTACGAACATCGTTTCGGCGCCTGCTTGGCCGATGACATGGGGCTGGGCAAGACGCTTCAGGCGATCTGCCTTCTGGCTGCCATTCAGGACGGGCACATCAAGGCGGCGGCGGGAGTGAAGGGCCCCCATCTGGTTGTCGTGCCGACGAGTCTGCTCTTCAACTGGGAGCAGGAGCTGGCACGTTTTGCGCCAGGATTAACTGTCCATGTCTATAGCGGCAGTGAGCGGACGTTCGATGCCAAGGATGGCGAGGTCGTCATCACGACCTATGGGCTGATTCGCCGGGACATCGAACGATTGGAGCGCATGGCCTTCCATGTCATCGTGTTCGACGAGGCACAGGCCGTGAAGAATATTCAGGCCGATACGACGAGCGCCGCCCGCCGTCTCGCCGGACGATTTAAAATCTCGCTGACCGGCACCCCGCTCGAAAACCATCTCGGTGAGTACTTTTCTGTGATCGATCTCTGCATGCCTGGATTGCTCGGCGAGTATAGTCGGTTCAAGGCCGGTCTCAAACGTGTTCAGGGTGCGGCATTGGAGCAGTTGCTTCGCCGGACTAAGCCCTTCATCTTGCGGCGGACCAAGGCAGAGGTGCTTCACGACTTGCCGCCGAAGATCGAGAGCGAGGTGTTCCTCGACTTGACCGATCGGCAAAAGGCCTTGTACCAGCAGACGGTCGCTCAGGTCCGCACCACGATCGACGAGGCCTACCGGACGAAGACGTCAGGCCAGGCGCAGTTCATCGCGCTGACGGCGATCCTCAAGCTCCGCCAGGTCTGCCTCTCGCCTCGCTTGCTGACGAACCGGGACGATGAGTCCTCTCCAAAAATCAGTTTCTTGATAGAGCGATTACAGGTATTGCTGGACGAGGGGCACAGTGCGCTGGTGTTTTCCCAGTTCACCAGCTTTCTCGATCTGGTGGAGGAATCCTGTGTCCGGCACGGGCTGCCGTATCACCGGTTGGATGGCTCCACGGTGGCCACCGCGCGCAAAACTCGCGTGGCGGCGTTTCAAGGCGGCAAACAGCCTGGCGTGTTTCTCCTCAGTCTCAAGGCGGGGGGGCAGGGGCTGAATCTCACCAAAGCGAGTTATGTGTTCCATCTGGACCCCTGGTGGAATCCGGCGGTGGAAAACCAGGCGTCGGATCGCGCGCACCGTATCGGACAGCAGCGGACGGTTTCGATCGTGCGGATTCTCATGCGTCATAGCATTGAGGAAAAGATGATGGCGCTCAAGCAGCGGAAGCTCGATCTGTACGATGCAGTGATGCGTGGTGTGGTGCGTGGCTCAGGGCAAGGGGTCTTGAGCAGGTCCGATTTCGAGTTTCTGCTC
- a CDS encoding NAD(P)H-dependent oxidoreductase, with amino-acid sequence MRSKFPSGSRPRLNSTLFLCLLLLIPGIGSGEAFAEEPASPVKVLVTYHSHSGNTERMAEAVVEGAKSVPGTEVLLKRVGQVTADELFSADAVVVGSPVYWSNMSGEVKTFFDNWQFKFGVFPEFKMKNKVGAAFATGGQVSSGKEVTMLTILAAMLGNQMIVVSGGGAFGASATTEGDSPGIDNKELADAKVLGRRVAEVAARFKAGSAK; translated from the coding sequence ATGCGTTCCAAGTTTCCCTCCGGTTCACGACCCCGCTTGAATAGCACTCTATTCCTCTGTCTCCTTCTGTTGATACCGGGCATCGGATCCGGTGAGGCCTTCGCCGAAGAGCCGGCTTCTCCGGTGAAGGTGCTCGTCACCTACCATTCACATTCCGGCAATACCGAACGCATGGCTGAGGCGGTGGTTGAGGGTGCGAAGAGCGTTCCCGGCACGGAGGTGCTGCTCAAACGCGTCGGCCAGGTGACGGCGGATGAGCTGTTCTCCGCCGATGCGGTCGTGGTTGGTTCGCCGGTCTATTGGTCGAATATGTCTGGTGAGGTGAAGACCTTCTTCGATAACTGGCAGTTTAAATTCGGGGTGTTTCCTGAGTTTAAAATGAAGAACAAGGTCGGCGCAGCCTTTGCCACGGGTGGGCAGGTGTCCAGCGGGAAGGAAGTGACGATGCTGACGATCCTTGCCGCGATGTTGGGCAACCAGATGATTGTTGTCAGCGGAGGCGGGGCTTTCGGCGCCTCTGCCACCACGGAGGGCGACAGCCCAGGCATCGACAATAAGGAATTGGCCGACGCCAAGGTTTTGGGCCGGCGTGTGGCCGAAGTCGCGGCGAGATTCAAGGCCGGTTCAGCCAAGTAG
- a CDS encoding DUF192 domain-containing protein, protein MQQLRLLTLLFTLFLPFPGSTQAGTDPVIPGLIPITIPGGIIIHAELADTPQKRAEGLMYREHLGADRGMLFTFLQAQPWTFWMKNTKIPLDIIWMNEKKQIVHIEQNVPICTRTDDSCPQYRPNDESLYVLELAGGRAESLKLQRGSKLQFKVP, encoded by the coding sequence ATGCAACAACTACGGCTACTGACGCTGCTATTCACCCTCTTCCTCCCCTTCCCCGGCTCAACCCAAGCAGGGACTGATCCGGTGATACCAGGGCTCATCCCGATTACCATCCCAGGGGGCATCATTATCCATGCGGAGTTAGCCGACACGCCCCAAAAGCGCGCCGAAGGATTGATGTACCGGGAACACCTCGGCGCCGATCGCGGCATGCTCTTTACGTTCTTACAGGCGCAGCCCTGGACCTTCTGGATGAAGAACACCAAGATCCCGCTCGATATTATTTGGATGAACGAAAAGAAACAGATCGTCCACATCGAGCAGAATGTCCCGATCTGCACGAGAACGGACGACAGTTGCCCGCAATATCGTCCGAATGACGAGTCGCTCTATGTGCTGGAACTCGCAGGGGGCCGGGCAGAGAGTTTGAAGTTGCAGCGGGGATCGAAGCTTCAGTTCAAGGTCCCATAG